The Deinococcus wulumuqiensis R12 genome has a window encoding:
- the pdxT gene encoding pyridoxal 5'-phosphate synthase glutaminase subunit PdxT, translating into MTVGVLALQGAFREHRQRLEQLGAGVREVRLPADLAGLSGLILPGGESTTMVRLLGEYGLWAPLRDFHASGGALWGTCAGAILLASEVTGGSPSLPPQPGLGLLDITVQRNAFGRQADSFTAPLDVEGLETPFPAVFIRAPVITRVGEAVRALAQVGGQTVHVQQGRVLASSFHPELTNDTRLHRLFLALAGERAY; encoded by the coding sequence GTGACTGTCGGTGTGCTGGCCCTTCAGGGCGCCTTCCGCGAGCACCGCCAGCGCCTCGAACAGCTCGGAGCCGGGGTGCGCGAGGTTCGCCTCCCCGCCGACCTCGCGGGCCTGAGCGGGCTGATTCTGCCCGGCGGCGAGTCCACGACGATGGTGCGGCTGCTCGGGGAATACGGCCTCTGGGCGCCGCTGCGCGACTTCCACGCCTCGGGCGGGGCGCTGTGGGGCACCTGCGCGGGGGCCATCCTGCTGGCGAGCGAAGTCACGGGCGGCAGTCCCTCGCTGCCCCCGCAGCCGGGGCTGGGGCTGCTCGACATCACCGTGCAGCGCAACGCCTTCGGGCGGCAGGCCGACTCCTTCACCGCGCCGCTGGACGTGGAAGGGCTGGAGACACCTTTTCCGGCTGTCTTTATCCGCGCCCCGGTCATTACGCGCGTGGGCGAAGCGGTCCGGGCGCTCGCGCAGGTCGGCGGGCAGACCGTACACGTGCAGCAGGGGCGCGTCCTGGCGAGTTCCTTTCATCCGGAACTGACGAATGACACCCGTCTGCACCGGCTGTTTCTCGCGCTGGCCGGTGAGCGGGCATACTGA
- the uvrC gene encoding excinuclease ABC subunit UvrC, whose amino-acid sequence MHYDDLPVLPTSPGVYIFRKGGVPIYIGKANNLRARVTQHFKAGGKSGKFTKLAESLEFISAANEVEALVLEANLIKQHRPHYNVLLKDDKHYPFLKLTNEPFPMLVVTRRVLKDGANYYGPYPDASAVRRVKHLIDTMFPLRKNSGLPMQKKPRPCLNYHMGRCLGPCIDAAQPDEYRQVVDDVRALLEGRAAPVVARLKEDMKAAAQGQDFEQAARIRDRVQAVEKLFGTEQHAFVSEETDLDFLGAAQAGEFAMVQLFRMRGGRVVGRDKRFLTGADDTGLGEIIGAFVSDYYTQATHVPPLILLPAEYEDARLWSEFLSRQAGRKVEMRTPKRGDKTDLIDMAQRNAAVGLESEMALLERRGDHPGLDALKDVLALPERPWRIEGYDNSNLFGTNIVSGMVVFEGGRSRRGEHRRFKVRGLERPDDYESMKQTIYRRFTGSLSDKLPLPDLVLIDGGRGQVNAALDALKEANVQVPVVGLAKREERLILPGRYGAQWWLEAGTEVGVDRELLLPRTHPALRMLIGVRDEVHNYAVSYHRKLRGEGMLRSVFDDLPGIGQKRRDALLEHFTSLEDLAAAPVEQIAAVPGMSARAAQSVKAFLQAREAKIASG is encoded by the coding sequence GTGCATTACGACGACCTGCCCGTGCTGCCCACCTCCCCCGGCGTGTACATTTTTCGCAAGGGGGGCGTGCCGATTTATATCGGCAAGGCGAACAATCTGCGCGCGCGGGTCACGCAGCACTTCAAGGCGGGCGGCAAAAGCGGCAAGTTCACGAAGCTCGCCGAGTCGCTCGAATTCATCAGCGCCGCCAACGAGGTCGAGGCGCTCGTGCTCGAGGCCAACCTCATCAAGCAGCACCGCCCGCACTACAACGTCCTGCTCAAGGACGACAAGCATTACCCCTTTCTCAAGCTCACCAACGAGCCGTTTCCGATGCTGGTCGTCACGCGGCGGGTCCTCAAGGACGGCGCGAATTACTACGGTCCCTACCCGGACGCCTCGGCGGTGCGGCGGGTCAAGCACCTGATCGACACCATGTTTCCGCTGCGCAAAAACTCGGGGCTGCCGATGCAGAAAAAGCCGCGCCCGTGCCTGAACTACCACATGGGCCGCTGCCTGGGGCCGTGTATAGATGCGGCGCAACCGGACGAATACCGGCAGGTCGTGGACGACGTGCGGGCGCTGCTCGAGGGCCGGGCGGCTCCGGTGGTGGCCCGATTGAAAGAGGACATGAAGGCCGCCGCACAGGGGCAGGACTTCGAGCAGGCCGCCCGCATCCGGGACCGGGTGCAGGCGGTGGAAAAGCTTTTCGGGACCGAGCAGCACGCCTTTGTCAGCGAGGAAACCGACCTCGACTTTCTGGGCGCGGCGCAGGCCGGGGAATTCGCGATGGTGCAACTGTTCCGCATGCGCGGCGGGCGCGTGGTGGGGCGCGACAAACGCTTTTTGACGGGCGCGGACGACACGGGCCTGGGGGAAATCATCGGCGCGTTCGTGTCCGACTACTACACCCAGGCCACGCACGTGCCGCCGCTGATTCTGCTGCCCGCCGAGTACGAGGACGCGCGGCTGTGGAGCGAGTTCCTGTCGCGTCAGGCGGGCCGGAAGGTCGAGATGCGCACCCCCAAGCGCGGCGACAAGACCGACCTCATCGACATGGCGCAGCGCAACGCGGCGGTGGGGCTGGAGTCGGAAATGGCGCTGCTCGAGCGCCGGGGCGACCATCCGGGCCTGGACGCCCTCAAGGACGTGCTCGCCCTCCCCGAGCGGCCCTGGCGCATCGAGGGCTATGACAACTCCAACCTGTTCGGCACCAACATCGTCTCGGGCATGGTGGTCTTCGAGGGCGGACGTTCACGCCGGGGCGAACACCGCCGCTTCAAGGTGCGCGGCCTGGAGCGTCCCGACGACTACGAGTCGATGAAGCAGACGATTTACCGCCGCTTTACCGGCTCGCTCTCGGACAAGCTGCCGCTGCCCGACCTCGTCTTGATCGACGGGGGGCGCGGGCAGGTGAACGCCGCGCTCGACGCCCTGAAAGAGGCGAACGTGCAGGTGCCGGTGGTGGGGCTGGCCAAGCGCGAGGAGCGGCTGATTTTGCCTGGGCGCTACGGGGCGCAGTGGTGGCTGGAGGCGGGCACCGAGGTCGGCGTGGACCGCGAACTGCTGCTGCCGCGCACCCACCCGGCGCTGCGGATGCTGATCGGCGTGCGCGACGAGGTCCACAACTACGCCGTGAGCTACCACCGCAAACTGCGCGGCGAGGGGATGCTCCGAAGTGTCTTCGACGACCTGCCGGGCATCGGGCAAAAGCGGCGCGACGCCCTGCTCGAACATTTCACCAGCCTCGAAGACCTCGCCGCCGCCCCGGTCGAGCAGATCGCCGCCGTGCCGGGGATGTCGGCACGGGCGGCGCAGAGTGTCAAGGCGTTTTTGCAGGCGCGGGAAGCCAAAATCGCCAGCGGATAA
- a CDS encoding aspartate kinase — MSQAQPPHRLLVMKFGGTNMQDAQAIRHSASLAGRSVREGVKVVVVVSAMAGVTNGLLHLADAAESGDIARANDEIAALRTRHFTAAQELGATPDSETVRELRELHETLRQAVYGVYLLRELTPRSRDLIVAFGERLSAPLMSLALEQSGLRARHLTGGEAGILTDVHFGNARPLPTTYERVKDRLSGFLSAGVTPVIAGFMGETEQGALTTLGRGGTDFSATIVGKALGADEVWAWKDVDGVMSADPRVVGDASNIEVLSYGEVMELAYFGAKVLHPLAVTPLQDSGIPLRVKSAADPDFPGTLVRSQPEDVPGRPVKAVTAIKNVSLLTVTGAGVLGVPEVIASVFTAIARENITLLMVSQSSSMSNVSLAVPSADAGRALQALRAGLPSDLQVEETSGVAVLAIVGSGMRGQQGVSARLFAALAGEDINILMISQGSSELNISVALHGDAVDRATAAVHAAFDLSQPVSV; from the coding sequence ATGAGCCAAGCCCAACCTCCCCACCGCCTCCTCGTCATGAAATTCGGCGGCACCAACATGCAGGACGCCCAAGCCATCCGCCACAGCGCCTCGCTCGCCGGGCGCAGCGTCCGGGAAGGCGTGAAGGTCGTGGTGGTGGTCAGCGCGATGGCGGGCGTGACCAACGGCCTGCTGCACCTCGCCGACGCGGCGGAATCGGGCGACATCGCCCGCGCCAACGACGAGATCGCCGCGCTGCGCACCCGGCACTTCACGGCGGCGCAGGAACTGGGGGCCACGCCCGACAGTGAAACCGTGCGCGAGCTGCGCGAACTGCACGAAACGCTGCGTCAGGCCGTCTACGGCGTGTATCTGCTGCGCGAACTCACCCCGCGCAGCCGTGACCTGATCGTGGCCTTCGGCGAGCGGCTCTCGGCCCCGCTGATGAGCCTGGCCCTCGAACAGTCGGGCCTGCGGGCGCGGCACCTGACCGGCGGCGAAGCGGGCATCCTGACCGACGTGCATTTCGGAAATGCCCGGCCCCTGCCCACGACCTACGAGCGCGTCAAGGACCGCCTCAGCGGGTTTCTCAGTGCAGGCGTGACCCCGGTCATCGCGGGCTTCATGGGCGAAACCGAGCAGGGCGCCCTGACCACGCTGGGACGCGGCGGCACCGACTTTTCCGCCACCATCGTGGGCAAGGCGCTGGGCGCCGACGAGGTGTGGGCCTGGAAAGACGTGGACGGCGTGATGTCGGCTGACCCCCGGGTGGTGGGGGACGCGAGCAACATCGAGGTGCTGAGCTACGGCGAGGTGATGGAGCTGGCCTATTTCGGCGCCAAGGTGCTGCACCCGCTCGCAGTCACGCCCCTGCAAGACAGCGGCATTCCCCTGCGCGTCAAGAGCGCCGCCGACCCCGACTTCCCCGGCACGCTGGTGCGCTCGCAGCCCGAGGACGTGCCGGGCCGCCCGGTCAAGGCCGTGACCGCCATCAAGAACGTCAGCCTGCTCACCGTGACCGGCGCGGGGGTGCTGGGCGTGCCGGAAGTCATCGCCAGCGTGTTTACCGCCATCGCCCGCGAGAACATCACCCTCTTGATGGTGTCGCAGAGCAGCTCGATGAGTAACGTCTCGCTCGCGGTGCCGAGTGCCGACGCGGGGCGGGCGCTTCAGGCGCTGCGGGCCGGGCTGCCCAGCGACCTTCAGGTCGAGGAAACGAGCGGTGTGGCCGTGCTCGCCATCGTCGGCAGCGGCATGCGCGGGCAGCAGGGCGTCTCGGCGCGGCTGTTCGCGGCACTGGCGGGAGAAGACATCAACATCCTGATGATTTCGCAGGGGTCGAGCGAACTCAACATCTCGGTGGCCCTGCACGGCGACGCCGTGGACCGCGCCACCGCCGCCGTTCACGCCGCATTCGACCTCAGCCAGCCGGTCAGCGTCTGA
- a CDS encoding Gfo/Idh/MocA family protein, producing the protein MIRVAVIGCGNRGADVYARHLTDQGAKVAWLVDPRPDRLREVAARFGVPPEACFQDWAEFFALGRVADAVVIATPDDQHVGPCLAALGLGYDVLLEKPVCLDEADLERLLAAEAASSGRVTVCHVLRATAFFQAVHEVVASGRLGRLVGIQHAENVAFWHYAHSYVRGNWRTSPPAAPFLLAKSCHDLDLLRWFAGSPPVRVSSVGTRLHFRPEEVPAEASGRCMTCPLTDCAYDARRIYGAFAPDVWPNTVLTAGGLSLEEALPWGPYGACVYNGQNDVVEHQAVTAEFAGGVTAQLTVSAFTHNNARTLKLLGARGELRGHMERGELELHDFTAGPGAAPERWRVEVGGNHGGGDEGLVAAWLRFLRGQAPPPTPLAESLDSHRLAFAAERARRAGTVQAL; encoded by the coding sequence GTGATCCGGGTCGCCGTGATCGGCTGCGGCAACCGGGGCGCCGACGTGTACGCCCGGCACCTGACCGATCAGGGGGCAAAGGTCGCGTGGCTGGTGGACCCCCGCCCCGACCGGCTGCGCGAGGTCGCCGCGCGTTTCGGGGTGCCCCCGGAAGCGTGTTTTCAGGATTGGGCCGAGTTTTTCGCCCTCGGGCGGGTGGCCGACGCGGTGGTGATCGCCACGCCCGACGACCAGCATGTCGGGCCGTGCCTCGCGGCGCTGGGCCTCGGGTACGACGTGCTGCTCGAAAAGCCGGTGTGCCTGGACGAGGCCGACCTGGAACGGCTGCTCGCCGCCGAAGCCGCCTCCAGCGGGCGGGTCACCGTCTGCCACGTCCTGCGGGCGACGGCGTTTTTTCAGGCGGTCCATGAGGTTGTCGCCTCGGGACGGCTCGGGCGGCTGGTGGGCATCCAACACGCCGAGAACGTCGCCTTCTGGCACTACGCGCATTCCTACGTGCGCGGCAACTGGCGAACCTCGCCCCCGGCGGCCCCGTTTTTGCTCGCCAAGAGTTGCCATGACCTCGACCTGCTGCGCTGGTTTGCCGGAAGTCCGCCTGTGCGGGTCAGCAGCGTAGGCACCCGCCTGCATTTTCGACCCGAGGAAGTTCCGGCGGAGGCGTCCGGGCGCTGCATGACTTGTCCGCTGACCGATTGTGCTTACGATGCCCGGCGCATTTACGGGGCGTTCGCACCCGATGTCTGGCCCAACACGGTGCTGACGGCGGGGGGGCTGAGTCTGGAGGAGGCGCTGCCGTGGGGGCCGTATGGGGCGTGCGTCTATAACGGACAGAACGATGTCGTCGAGCATCAGGCCGTGACTGCCGAGTTCGCGGGGGGGGTCACGGCGCAACTGACGGTCAGTGCCTTTACCCACAACAATGCCCGCACCCTCAAACTGCTGGGGGCGCGAGGCGAGTTGCGTGGTCACATGGAGCGCGGCGAGCTGGAGCTGCATGACTTCACCGCTGGGCCTGGAGCTGCCCCCGAGCGCTGGCGGGTCGAGGTCGGCGGCAACCACGGCGGCGGGGACGAGGGCCTGGTCGCCGCGTGGCTGCGTTTCCTGCGCGGACAGGCGCCGCCGCCCACGCCTCTGGCCGAGTCGCTCGATTCTCACCGCCTCGCCTTCGCGGCGGAGCGCGCGCGGCGGGCCGGCACGGTTCAGGCGCTCTAG
- a CDS encoding IPT/TIG domain-containing protein, which translates to MLRFFCASLLLTGLLASCTPRTSTVAGVTVTPVLIKVSEGAAAGGTLTIQGRYLGSAQTARVLIGADENGQGGTAFPVSAVQSWTDTEIVLTVPEGMPAGGSWLFVEVGGKRSTGLRVSLR; encoded by the coding sequence ATGCTGCGTTTCTTCTGTGCTTCTTTACTGTTGACCGGTCTGCTCGCGTCCTGCACGCCCCGCACCAGCACGGTCGCGGGCGTCACCGTCACCCCGGTCCTTATCAAGGTCTCCGAAGGCGCCGCCGCCGGGGGGACGCTCACCATTCAGGGCCGCTACCTCGGCAGCGCCCAGACCGCCCGCGTCCTGATCGGGGCCGACGAAAACGGCCAGGGGGGCACCGCCTTTCCCGTCAGCGCCGTTCAGAGCTGGACCGACACCGAAATCGTTCTCACGGTGCCCGAGGGGATGCCGGCGGGCGGCTCCTGGCTGTTCGTCGAGGTCGGCGGCAAGCGCTCGACCGGCCTGCGCGTCAGCCTGCGCTGA
- a CDS encoding diacylglycerol/lipid kinase family protein produces the protein MTGQTTPPTHRILVVFNPKSGQGESGLPEFVTVLRDSGASVTERELQPDVPMSEYVQDLTEYSAVVGAGGDGTVSSLAYAMRDRNVPLLAYPAGTANLIAQNLDLPRDPADLARIVLDGHAVQLDLGEVDVRGEKSGFCMLAGAGADAAMIRDSEDLKERFGAMAYVMSAMKQLNPKKTRFQLTIDGERREFEGIGVMVANLGMANYRLPITDDISPSDGRFTVILMRAGNILRLVPNLIDSVRGKLGLGDPMFAGNLETLEAREITVDADDPFPLQYDGELHVETTPFTARILPGAIRLLTHVRRDELDT, from the coding sequence ATGACGGGTCAAACCACCCCCCCCACACACCGGATTCTGGTCGTGTTCAATCCCAAGAGCGGGCAGGGCGAAAGTGGCCTGCCCGAATTCGTGACGGTTCTGCGCGACTCCGGCGCTTCGGTGACCGAGCGCGAGCTGCAGCCGGACGTGCCCATGAGCGAGTACGTGCAGGACCTCACCGAGTACAGCGCAGTGGTCGGCGCCGGGGGCGACGGCACGGTGAGCAGCCTCGCCTACGCGATGCGGGACCGGAACGTGCCGCTGCTCGCCTACCCGGCAGGCACCGCCAACCTGATCGCGCAGAACCTCGACCTGCCGCGTGACCCGGCCGACCTCGCCCGGATCGTGCTCGACGGGCACGCCGTGCAGCTCGACCTCGGTGAAGTGGACGTGCGCGGGGAAAAGAGCGGCTTTTGCATGCTCGCCGGAGCAGGTGCCGACGCCGCGATGATCCGCGACTCGGAAGACCTCAAGGAACGCTTCGGGGCGATGGCCTACGTGATGAGCGCCATGAAGCAGCTCAACCCGAAAAAGACCCGCTTCCAGCTCACCATCGACGGCGAGCGGCGGGAATTCGAGGGCATCGGCGTGATGGTCGCCAACCTCGGCATGGCGAACTACCGCCTGCCGATCACCGACGACATCAGCCCCAGCGACGGACGCTTCACGGTGATTCTGATGCGTGCGGGCAACATCCTGCGGCTCGTGCCCAACCTGATCGACTCGGTGCGCGGCAAACTCGGCCTGGGCGACCCGATGTTCGCAGGCAACCTCGAAACGCTCGAAGCCCGCGAAATCACGGTGGACGCCGACGACCCCTTTCCGCTGCAGTACGACGGCGAGCTGCATGTGGAAACCACGCCGTTTACCGCCCGCATCCTGCCGGGAGCCATCCGGCTGCTGACGCACGTGAGGCGCGACGAACTCGACACCTGA
- a CDS encoding YggS family pyridoxal phosphate-dependent enzyme, with product MSVPQVLSDIRAAEQQAGREAGSVRLVAVTKGHALDEIRERVLAHGDFPLAENRGQELRDKVAAWPQAEWHFIGPLQRNKVKYLRGVTLVHSIEEVWQAQALADAAAAWGQAPDVLLQRHNGEGQKHGVLPEDLPAVLREVQATGLRVRGLMTMAPYDDPARAAQVFADTARQARELGLPDLSMGMSGDYPLAIAAGATLVRVGRRLFS from the coding sequence GTGAGTGTGCCGCAGGTGCTGTCAGACATCCGGGCGGCCGAGCAGCAGGCCGGGCGCGAGGCCGGGTCGGTGCGTCTGGTCGCGGTGACCAAGGGGCACGCTCTGGACGAGATTCGTGAGCGGGTGCTCGCGCACGGTGACTTTCCGCTGGCCGAGAACCGGGGGCAGGAACTGCGCGACAAGGTGGCCGCGTGGCCGCAGGCGGAGTGGCACTTCATCGGGCCTTTGCAGCGCAACAAGGTCAAGTACCTGCGCGGCGTGACGCTGGTGCATTCCATCGAGGAGGTCTGGCAGGCGCAGGCGCTCGCCGACGCGGCGGCGGCGTGGGGGCAGGCGCCCGACGTGCTTTTGCAGCGCCACAACGGCGAGGGGCAGAAACATGGGGTGCTGCCCGAAGACCTGCCCGCCGTGCTGCGCGAGGTGCAGGCGACGGGCCTGCGGGTGCGCGGCCTGATGACCATGGCGCCGTATGACGACCCGGCGCGGGCGGCGCAGGTGTTTGCCGACACGGCGCGGCAGGCCCGCGAGCTGGGGTTGCCGGACCTCAGCATGGGCATGAGTGGCGATTATCCTCTTGCCATCGCGGCGGGGGCCACCCTGGTGCGCGTCGGGCGGAGGCTGTTCTCGTGA
- a CDS encoding phosphatase PAP2 family protein has product MPADHATSPLSPSPPQGIIRQHGRAALRLLLAVLVPLLLFADLAEDIFRHGGFAWDQSLLDWYAARRTPGLTQAARVLAVVAGAGGLPLLTLLFAWALRRRGDVHAAFLVLAVAGATLLNVLAKLVFHRPRPDELLAVLSEPGFSFPSGHAMVNAAFGLALALAFRRSRAGWPLAAFGVLWALLVGVSRNYLGVHYPSDVLAGFLASTAWVFGLYLTMGRRWPALRRPPV; this is encoded by the coding sequence ATGCCCGCCGACCACGCCACGTCCCCCCTCTCACCGTCCCCCCCGCAGGGCATCATCCGCCAGCATGGGCGCGCCGCGCTGCGGCTCCTGCTCGCCGTGCTGGTGCCTCTGTTGCTGTTTGCCGACCTGGCCGAGGACATCTTCCGGCACGGGGGCTTCGCCTGGGACCAGAGCCTGCTGGACTGGTACGCCGCGCGGCGCACGCCGGGGCTGACGCAGGCCGCGCGGGTGCTCGCCGTGGTGGCGGGGGCGGGCGGCCTGCCGCTCCTCACGCTGCTGTTCGCCTGGGCGCTGCGCCGCCGGGGGGATGTCCACGCGGCGTTTCTGGTGCTGGCCGTGGCCGGGGCGACCCTGCTCAACGTGCTGGCGAAACTCGTCTTTCACCGCCCCCGGCCCGACGAACTGCTCGCGGTGCTCAGCGAACCGGGCTTTTCCTTTCCCAGCGGTCACGCGATGGTGAATGCGGCGTTCGGGCTGGCGCTGGCACTCGCCTTCCGGCGCTCACGGGCGGGCTGGCCGCTGGCCGCCTTCGGGGTGCTGTGGGCGCTGCTGGTCGGGGTCAGCCGCAATTATCTCGGCGTGCATTATCCCAGCGACGTGCTGGCGGGCTTTCTGGCAAGTACGGCCTGGGTGTTCGGGCTGTACCTGACGATGGGCCGGCGCTGGCCGGCGCTGCGCCGCCCCCCTGTTTGA
- the pdxS gene encoding pyridoxal 5'-phosphate synthase lyase subunit PdxS — translation MTEQPQTGTPQIKQGFAEMFKGGVIMDVVTADQARIAEAAGATAVMALERVPADIRKDGGVARMSDPRMIKEIIGAVSIPVMAKVRIGHFVEAQILQAIGVDFIDESEVLTPADEQFHILKHDFKVPFVCGAKNLGEALRRVGEGASMIRTKGEAGTGNVIEAVRHARTVLGDIRSIQARPAEELMTVARDLQAPYDLVRYVHEHGKLPVVNFAAGGVATPADAALMMQLGLDGVFVGSGIFKSANPERRAQAIVKAVTHFQNPDVLAEVSEDLGAPMTGINIDELIPEARLASRGW, via the coding sequence ATGACCGAACAGCCGCAGACCGGAACGCCGCAGATCAAGCAGGGCTTCGCCGAGATGTTCAAGGGCGGCGTCATCATGGACGTGGTGACCGCCGACCAGGCCCGCATCGCCGAGGCCGCCGGCGCCACCGCCGTGATGGCGCTCGAGCGCGTGCCCGCCGACATCCGCAAGGACGGCGGCGTGGCCCGCATGAGCGACCCCCGGATGATCAAAGAAATCATCGGGGCCGTGAGCATCCCCGTGATGGCCAAAGTCCGCATCGGGCACTTCGTGGAAGCGCAGATCTTGCAGGCCATCGGCGTGGACTTCATCGACGAGTCGGAGGTGCTGACCCCCGCCGACGAGCAGTTCCACATCCTCAAGCACGACTTCAAGGTGCCGTTCGTCTGCGGCGCCAAGAACCTCGGGGAAGCGCTGCGCCGCGTGGGGGAGGGCGCGAGCATGATTCGCACCAAGGGCGAAGCCGGGACCGGCAATGTCATCGAGGCCGTGCGGCACGCCCGCACCGTGCTGGGCGACATCCGCAGCATTCAGGCCCGCCCCGCCGAGGAGCTGATGACGGTGGCCCGCGACCTTCAGGCGCCCTACGACCTCGTTCGGTACGTCCACGAACACGGCAAGCTCCCGGTCGTGAACTTCGCGGCGGGCGGCGTCGCCACCCCCGCCGACGCCGCGCTGATGATGCAGCTCGGCCTCGACGGGGTGTTCGTCGGCAGCGGCATCTTCAAGTCGGCGAACCCCGAGCGCCGCGCCCAGGCCATCGTCAAGGCGGTGACGCACTTCCAGAACCCCGACGTGCTCGCCGAAGTCAGCGAGGACCTCGGCGCCCCGATGACGGGCATCAACATCGACGAGCTGATTCCGGAGGCGCGGCTGGCCTCGCGTGGCTGGTGA
- a CDS encoding metallophosphoesterase family protein, translated as MRIAFLSDLHGNIHALTAVKRFLNEQIVNQVVVVGDLVGYGASPGPVIDFVQREGWPTGMGSSDLRVSLDFGEREGRRGVADQVLQWTRKTLTPAQFEFLRRLPPSGRLSTPIGRVRYFHGSPHDPEQRLDLMGSEMELRRLGEQLSARVVVVGGTHVPFIRTVDETTFVDPGSVGLSLNHEPGADVAIVDCVGRKPKVTLHKVPYDYSSSAFDIMAWNLPPVIADVIRTGRMG; from the coding sequence TTGCGAATCGCCTTTCTCAGTGACCTCCACGGCAATATTCACGCCCTGACCGCCGTCAAGCGGTTCCTGAACGAGCAGATCGTCAATCAGGTGGTGGTGGTGGGTGACCTCGTGGGCTACGGCGCCTCGCCGGGTCCGGTCATCGATTTCGTGCAGCGCGAAGGCTGGCCCACCGGCATGGGCAGCAGCGACCTGCGGGTGTCGCTGGACTTCGGCGAGCGCGAGGGGCGGCGCGGCGTGGCCGATCAGGTGCTGCAATGGACGCGCAAGACCCTGACGCCCGCGCAGTTCGAGTTTCTGCGCCGCCTGCCCCCGAGCGGACGCCTGAGCACCCCCATCGGGCGGGTGCGCTACTTTCACGGCTCGCCGCACGACCCCGAGCAGCGCCTGGACCTGATGGGCAGCGAGATGGAGCTGCGGCGTCTGGGGGAGCAGCTCTCGGCGCGGGTGGTGGTGGTGGGCGGCACCCACGTGCCGTTTATCCGCACGGTGGATGAAACGACCTTCGTGGACCCCGGCAGCGTGGGGCTGTCGCTCAACCACGAACCCGGCGCGGACGTCGCCATCGTCGATTGCGTGGGCCGCAAACCCAAGGTCACGCTGCACAAGGTGCCCTACGACTACTCGTCGAGCGCCTTTGACATCATGGCCTGGAACCTGCCGCCCGTCATCGCCGACGTGATTCGCACCGGCAGGATGGGCTGA
- a CDS encoding C40 family peptidase gives MTADPRLFAHDPQRRWSEAPAPAGWHELRPSPARARSRTALRSAPEPLAAQVTEALPGEALERLADEGEWTWVRTVHDGYLGWARAADVGAGWTPDLEVEALRAHAYAAPRVSAPIVAELCRGARLAAGAGEVVTEEHRRWQPVTLPGGQAGWVQAVVLSPLAVPDPASFALTLLGAPYVWGGRSAWGLDCSGLTQLAYAACGLSLPRDADQQHAALSTVDVPRRGDLAFFPGHVGLMLDGRQMVHANATAMAVSVDTLGEGEYGGRLLASLRGYGRWPGPEAR, from the coding sequence ATGACCGCCGACCCCCGCCTGTTCGCCCACGACCCCCAGCGCCGCTGGTCCGAGGCCCCGGCCCCGGCAGGCTGGCATGAACTGCGCCCCTCTCCCGCCCGCGCCCGCAGCCGGACAGCGCTGCGCTCGGCGCCCGAACCCCTGGCCGCGCAGGTCACCGAGGCCCTTCCCGGTGAGGCGCTCGAACGGCTGGCCGACGAGGGCGAGTGGACCTGGGTCCGCACCGTTCATGACGGTTACCTGGGCTGGGCGCGGGCGGCGGACGTGGGCGCGGGCTGGACCCCGGACCTGGAGGTTGAGGCGCTGCGGGCGCACGCCTACGCCGCGCCCCGCGTCAGTGCGCCCATCGTGGCCGAACTGTGCCGGGGAGCGCGGCTGGCAGCGGGCGCGGGCGAGGTCGTCACCGAGGAGCACCGCCGCTGGCAGCCGGTCACGTTGCCCGGCGGACAGGCCGGGTGGGTGCAGGCGGTGGTGCTCTCTCCTCTCGCCGTGCCCGACCCTGCGTCGTTCGCGCTCACGCTGCTCGGGGCGCCCTACGTGTGGGGGGGGCGCAGCGCCTGGGGACTGGACTGCTCGGGGCTGACGCAGCTCGCCTACGCGGCGTGCGGCCTGAGCCTGCCGCGTGACGCCGACCAGCAGCACGCGGCGCTGAGCACGGTGGACGTGCCCCGGCGCGGCGACCTCGCCTTTTTTCCCGGACACGTCGGCCTGATGCTGGACGGGCGGCAGATGGTCCATGCCAACGCCACGGCGATGGCGGTGTCGGTGGACACGCTGGGGGAGGGCGAGTACGGCGGGCGGCTGCTCGCCTCGCTGCGTGGCTACGGGCGGTGGCCGGGGCCGGAGGCGCGGTGA